The DNA segment GCCCTGATCGCCTCGGCCATCGCCGGCGGGCCACGGCTGCTGATCGCCGACGAGCCGACCACCGCCCTGGACACCACCGTGCAGGCCCAGATCCTGAACCTGCTCGCCGAACGCCGGTCGTCGGGGGAAGCGCTTCTGCTGATCAGTCACGACCTCGCCGTCGTGAGCCGGCTCGCCGACCGGGTGCTCGTCATGAAGGACGGGCGGCTGGTCGAGTCGGGTTCGACGGGGCGGTTGCTGACCGCGGCGGGTCACCCGTACACCAAGAAGTTGATCTCAGCCGCCCGTGGCCGCAGAAGGGTGAGCGCGACGGAGCCGGGCCCGGTGGTGGTCGAGGCGGCGGCGCTGCGCAAGGTGTACGGCGACCGCACCGTGGTCCGCGGCGTCGACCTGACCATCCGGCGCGGTGAGGTGGTCGGCCTGGTGGGGGAGTCCGGGTCGGGCAAGACCACGGTGGCGCAGCTGCTGTTCGGGCTGACCGAGCCGACGAGTGGGCACGTGCGGTTCGAGGGCGCCGAGTTCAGTGGCGTGCCGGAACGCGCCCGGCGGCCGCTGCGACGCCGCCTGCAGTTCATCGCCCAGGATCCGCTGTCCGCTTTCGATCCCCGCTGGACGGTCCGCCGCATCGTCGGCGAGGCGCTCGGCCGTGGCGAGCCGGTCGCACCGGTGCTGACCAGAGTCGGTCTCGACCCGGATCTGCTCGACCGTTACCCCCGGCAGCTCTCCGGCGGCCAGCGGCAGCGGGTCGCGATCGCCCGGGCCGTCGCCCCGCGACCGAGTCTGATCATCTGCGACGAGCCGGTCAGCGCGCTCGACGTCTCGGTGCAGGCGCAGGTGCTCGACCTGCTCGCCGAGATCCGCAACGCCGACGGGACGGCGCTGCTCTTCATCTCCCACGACCTCGGCGTGATCCGGGACCTGGCCGACCGGGTGCTCGTGATGCAGGACGGCAAGGTCGTGGAGCAGGGCCCGGTCCAGTCCGTTTTCGAACACGCCGGCCACAACTACACGCGCACGTTGCTCGCCGCCGTGCCGAAACTGGAGGTACCAGCATGAGTCTGCAGTTGGCCGTGGCCCTCGACTCGCCGTCGTTCGACGCCGGGGACTGGGTGTCCTGGGCTCGGCAGGCGGACGACGCCCGGATCGATTTCATCACGCTCGACGACGGCTTCGAGAAGACCGGCCCGGACGCGGTGCTGACCGCCGCCCGCATCGCGCCGGTGACCCGGCACGTCGGGTTGATCCCGGTCGCCACCACCACGCACACCGAGCCGTTCCACCTGTCCACCGCGATCGCGTCGCTGGACTACGCGAGCAGGGGCCGGGCCGGATGGCAGGTGCGGGTCTCCCCGGGCGGCTCCTCGTTGCTGGGGCGCCGGGAGCCGCTCGGCGTCGAGGAGCTGTTCGCGGAAGCGCGCGACGCCGTCGAGGTCGTCCGCCGCCTCTGGGACAGCTGGGAGGACGACGCGATCATCAAGGACGTGCCGACCGGCCGGTACATCGACCGGGAGAAGCTGCACTACATCGCGTTCGACGGCGCGTACTTCTCGGTGAAGGGCCCGTCGATCGTCCCCCGGCCGCCGCAGGGCCAGCCGGTCGTGGCGGCGCTCGCCCACGCGCCGCTGGCCTGGGAGTTCGCCGGTCGCTCGGCCGACCTGATCTTCATCACGCCGTCCGACGAGTCGGACGCTGTCAAGATCAAGTCAAAGCTGGACCCGAAGCTGAAGGTCTTCGCCGACCTCGTCGTGCACCTGTCCCCGGACGCCCGGCCGGCGCCGTCAGACGCCGCGGTGTTCACCGGAACCCCCGTCCAGCTCGTCGAGCTGCTGGAACGGTGGTCGTCCTCGGGCATCGACGGTGTGCGGCTGCGTCCCGGTTCCCTGTCCGTGGATCTTGGAGTCATCACCGGGCAGCTGGTCCCGCTGCTCCGCGAGCGCGGCCTGTTCCAGCCCTCCTCCGCCACCACCCTGCGATCCCGGCTCGGACTGCCGGTCGCGATCAACCGCTACGCCGCTCAGGGGGCCGTCAGTGCCTAAGCAGATCATCCTCGCCGCCCACTTCCCGGGCGTGAACAACACGACCGTCTGGAGCGATCCCCGCGCGGGCAGCCAGATCGAGTTCGACTCGTTCGCATACCTGGCGAAGACCGCGGAGCGCGGGAAGTTCGACTTCTTCTTCCTGGCCGAGGGGTTGCGGCTGCGCGAGCAGCGCGGTCTCATCCACGACCTGGACGTGGTCGGGCGGCCGGACACGCTGACGGTCCTCACCGCCCTCGCGGCGGTCACCACGCACCTCGGCCTCGCCGGGACGCTGAACGCCACCTACCACGAGCCGTACGAGCTGGCCCGGCAGCTGGCGACGCTCGACCACCTCTCCGGGGGCCGGGCCGCGTGGAACGTGGTCACGTCTCCCGGGGCGTTCTTCGGGGAGAACTTCCGGCGCGGCGGGTTCCTGGAATATGCCGACCGTTATGTCCGGGCCGCCGAATTCATTCAGGCGGCTCGGACGCTGTGGGATTCCGACGGTGGCGATTTCTCCTTCACGTCATCGCAATTCGACATCTCCGGGCGCTTCGGTGTTCCGCGCAGCCCGCAGGGTCACCCGGTCATCCTCCAGGCCGGCGACTCCGATGGCGGTCGTGAGCTCGCGGCCCAGCACTCCGATGCGATCTTCTCGCGGCATCACCAGCTCGACGACGCGCGGGTCTTCTATCGCGACGTGAAGGATCGGCTGGCTCGGTTCGGGCGTTCCGAGAACGACCTGAAGATCATTCCGGGTGTCTCCTACGTTCTGGGCGACAGCGATGCCGACGCGCAGGAGAAAGCGCACTACATCCGCCGTCAGCAGGTGAGTCCCCAGACCGCGATCCTGCTGCTCGAGCAGTTGTGGAATACCGATCTCTCCGGATATGACGCCGACGGGCCGCTGCCGTCCTTCGATCCGATCCTGGACGAGGACGACACGATCATCAAGGGCCGCGCCGGCATGTACCCGGACCGGCTCGCGACCGCGGCGGAGTGGCGGGCGAAGGCCGAGGCGAAGAACCTCTCGATCCGGGACCTGATCATCGAGGTGACCGGCCGGCAGAACTTCATCGGCACCCCGGACCGGGTCGCCTCGGCGTTGAACGAATACGTCCAGACCGACGCCTGCGACGGCTTCATCCTCGTCTCGCACCTCACCCCGACCGGCCTCGACGACTTCGTGGACCAGGTGGTCCCGCTGCTCCAGGAACGCGGCGTCTTCCGGACCGAGTATTCCGAAGGCGCCACGCTGCGGCAGAACCTGGGCCTCTCATGAGGTTCCTCCTGCTCAGCCTGATCACCTATATCGACCGGTCGAAGACCCAGCAGCAGCGGCTGCGCGAGGTCGTCGACACCGCGGTGCTCGGCGAGGAACTCGGCTTCGACGGGTTCGCGGTGGGGGAGCGGCACGAGCGGCCGTTCCTGTCGTCGGCGCCGCCCGTGGTGCTCAGCCACATCGCCGCCCGCACCTCCCGTATCCGGCTCTGGACCGGCGTCACCACGCTCAGCCTGCTCGATCCGGTGCGGGCCTTCGAGGACTACAGCACCCTCGACAATCTCGCCGACGGCCGCCTCGAACTGATCATCGGGAAGGGGAACGGCGCTGCCCAGGCCCAGCTGTTCCATGTCACCACCGAGGATCAGTGGGACCGGCTGCGGGAGAGCTACGACCTGTTCCGGCAGTTGTGGCGATCCGAGAAGGTCACCTGGTCGGGCGAGTACCGCCCGTCGCTGACCGATGCGGAGACCTGGCCGCGGCCGGTGCAGCAGCCGATCACGGTGTGGCACGGCAGCGCCACCAGTAAGGCGTCGGTCGATCTGGCGGCCTCCTACGGGGATCCCTTGTTCTCCGCGAACGTCACGAACCCCATCGAGCCGTACGCCGAATTGATCGACTATTACCGGGAGCGGTGGGCCTTCTACGGTCATGATCCGGCGGCGATTCGGATCGGCGCGGGCAGCGCCGGATTTTTCGCCGCTCAGACGACTCAAGAGGCTATTTCCACATATAAGCCGATTTATGAGGCGAGATTGGCGGCGTTCCGGGCCGTCGGCGTGGAACCGGTCTTCCCGACCCTCGAGGACGCCGTCGAACGCAGCTCCATCCTCGTCGGCAGCCCTCAGCAGATCATCGACAAGGTCCACCGCTACCACGAGCGGTTCGGCCACGACGTCACTCATCTGAGCGCCGACACCGAAGGCCTCACCGAGAAACAGAACCGGGCCAGCCTCGAGTTGTTCGCCAGCGACATCGCCCCCGTGTTACGCCAGCTGAAAGGGCGGTAAGCCACCATGTCCGTTCCCCTCTCCATCCTCGACCTGTCGCCGCTCGTCTCCGGCGACCCCAGCGTCGGCGCCGCGCTGCGCCGCACCCTCGACCTCGCCAAGCAGGCCGAGCAGTTCGGCTACCACCGCTACTGGGTGGCCGAGCATCACTTCACGCCCGGTGTCGCCAGCTCGCAGCCGGCCCTGCTGCTCGGCCAGATCGCCGCGGTCACCGACCACATCCGGCTCGGGTCCGGCGCGGTGCAGACCGGCCACC comes from the Actinoplanes sp. OR16 genome and includes:
- the nikE gene encoding ABC transporter ATP-binding protein, yielding MITVEDLRVSFTLPGRVVEAVRGVDLSIAASECVAIVGESGSGKSVTARSLVGLAGPQATVTAAKLEIDGQDARGYGSREWRRLRGRFAGLILQDALVSLDPLRTVGAEIGEVLRVHGIGDRRDRWQRVQRLLTDVHVPEPERRAHQHPHQLSGGLRQRALIASAIAGGPRLLIADEPTTALDTTVQAQILNLLAERRSSGEALLLISHDLAVVSRLADRVLVMKDGRLVESGSTGRLLTAAGHPYTKKLISAARGRRRVSATEPGPVVVEAAALRKVYGDRTVVRGVDLTIRRGEVVGLVGESGSGKTTVAQLLFGLTEPTSGHVRFEGAEFSGVPERARRPLRRRLQFIAQDPLSAFDPRWTVRRIVGEALGRGEPVAPVLTRVGLDPDLLDRYPRQLSGGQRQRVAIARAVAPRPSLIICDEPVSALDVSVQAQVLDLLAEIRNADGTALLFISHDLGVIRDLADRVLVMQDGKVVEQGPVQSVFEHAGHNYTRTLLAAVPKLEVPA
- a CDS encoding LLM class flavin-dependent oxidoreductase, with translation MSLQLAVALDSPSFDAGDWVSWARQADDARIDFITLDDGFEKTGPDAVLTAARIAPVTRHVGLIPVATTTHTEPFHLSTAIASLDYASRGRAGWQVRVSPGGSSLLGRREPLGVEELFAEARDAVEVVRRLWDSWEDDAIIKDVPTGRYIDREKLHYIAFDGAYFSVKGPSIVPRPPQGQPVVAALAHAPLAWEFAGRSADLIFITPSDESDAVKIKSKLDPKLKVFADLVVHLSPDARPAPSDAAVFTGTPVQLVELLERWSSSGIDGVRLRPGSLSVDLGVITGQLVPLLRERGLFQPSSATTLRSRLGLPVAINRYAAQGAVSA
- a CDS encoding LLM class flavin-dependent oxidoreductase; translation: MPKQIILAAHFPGVNNTTVWSDPRAGSQIEFDSFAYLAKTAERGKFDFFFLAEGLRLREQRGLIHDLDVVGRPDTLTVLTALAAVTTHLGLAGTLNATYHEPYELARQLATLDHLSGGRAAWNVVTSPGAFFGENFRRGGFLEYADRYVRAAEFIQAARTLWDSDGGDFSFTSSQFDISGRFGVPRSPQGHPVILQAGDSDGGRELAAQHSDAIFSRHHQLDDARVFYRDVKDRLARFGRSENDLKIIPGVSYVLGDSDADAQEKAHYIRRQQVSPQTAILLLEQLWNTDLSGYDADGPLPSFDPILDEDDTIIKGRAGMYPDRLATAAEWRAKAEAKNLSIRDLIIEVTGRQNFIGTPDRVASALNEYVQTDACDGFILVSHLTPTGLDDFVDQVVPLLQERGVFRTEYSEGATLRQNLGLS
- a CDS encoding LLM class flavin-dependent oxidoreductase, translating into MRFLLLSLITYIDRSKTQQQRLREVVDTAVLGEELGFDGFAVGERHERPFLSSAPPVVLSHIAARTSRIRLWTGVTTLSLLDPVRAFEDYSTLDNLADGRLELIIGKGNGAAQAQLFHVTTEDQWDRLRESYDLFRQLWRSEKVTWSGEYRPSLTDAETWPRPVQQPITVWHGSATSKASVDLAASYGDPLFSANVTNPIEPYAELIDYYRERWAFYGHDPAAIRIGAGSAGFFAAQTTQEAISTYKPIYEARLAAFRAVGVEPVFPTLEDAVERSSILVGSPQQIIDKVHRYHERFGHDVTHLSADTEGLTEKQNRASLELFASDIAPVLRQLKGR